Genomic segment of Bubalus kerabau isolate K-KA32 ecotype Philippines breed swamp buffalo chromosome 6, PCC_UOA_SB_1v2, whole genome shotgun sequence:
TGGCTTCTTCCCACAAATCTCAAGCACCAGGTCCAGAGGCAAGAACCTACTAGGCAGCCTCCACTCGGCCAGGAGGTACTGCTGGGGGTGAAGAGGATGAACCTGGGGCCAGGGTGGAAGGGGCTGGCTGCTCAGCCTCCCTCAACCCCATACAGTGGTCAAAGCAGCAAGGGGCTCAAGAGCTAAGAAAGAGCGAGCCCAGGACAGGGTTTGGTCCCTCTGACTTGTCACCACATTCAGGAGATGTAACTGGGGAGGCTCTGGCGACACCTCACTTACATATGGGTCCTCAACATCTCCAGCCAAACCCCAAGGAGAAGGTTAAAGACCTCAGCCTCATGCCCTTAAACCCATTTAGACAGTAAGCACTTAGTACTTAAATACTATACATATTGACTCTTTACACACAATTCCAACGAGCTTCATTAACTGGCTTGGCAGATTTTAAAACGGATGTGTAGAGAGCTCCGTGAGACAAGCATCTGAACCACAGAGGGTGGGGGTAAACTACAGAATGCAAAAATTAAATGCCACCTGCAAACATCTCACCTTGGCCCTGCAGAGCCGCAAGGTCAGGAGTGCCCTCGAGCCCTGCTTGTACGTCCAGTTGCTCAGGGCAGCAGAGGGTAAGGGATAGGAGGGAGAGAGATTTCCACCCTGACAATGGGCCCCCGAGGGGTGAGGGTCACTTATCTGGGCAGTTCCCTTATCCAGGACAGCTTGCTCTCTGCAGAGCCTGATAAATGGAGCACTGCTGTGCCCAAGCAGTCCTCCTCTGGGGTTGGGTTTGTCCCTTGAAGAACACAAGCACTTTGTGTTTGTTTGGTTGAAATCTGCTTTCTGTGCCCCTGGTAGAAGTAAGGGCTGCTAGGAGGAGAGCCTAAACCCTTTCATGGCTTCCTTCATCCTGCGTGAGCCCTGGGACAGGTCCTGGGGAGAATCCGCTggggtccctgccctcagggaggacGGACTCCTGGAACCCTCTGAGCTGGATTTCAAAAGGTTTCGGCGTGGTAAGGCAGGGCGGGCCCTCAGGGGGAGTAACCGCGGAAGGTGGGAAAACAGCACAGAGGCCAAAGGCAGACATACCACCAGGCGCCGTGACTTTGACCCATGGGCAGGCTCCGCCAGCCTGTCAGTGGCCTGCCCTGCCCTTGAGTCAGAACCGAAACGTGGCGGGCTCCTCGGCTCAGCGGTGGTCCCAAGCGCCGTGTGAGCACTGCAAGTGTGTTTCGTTAGTTCCCCACAGCACTATGAAGTGGGTATTGCTAATGTCATCATTCGAGATACAGATACTTGCCCTGGAGATGAGGGGTAGAGCTGAGTCTGAACTTGGTTGAGTCCAGCTTCCCTGGACAGATGAATAGATCACTGAGTGGGCATTCCTGGGACCGTGGGGCTTGGGAAGGTTAGGGACAGTCAAAGAGCAGTGTCGACGGGAATCGTACTGTGTGAGAGACTGCATACTGCCCAGTGTACCCAAACTTGAGGTGGCGAGGGGTGCGCCTGAGATGGGCTGGTGTGGAGTTGAGTTTGAGCTGCAGGTGGTGAGGGCCGCAGGGGCGTGCAGGTTTGTGACTTGCTGAAGCCGGAAATACTCAGATTATGTGagcatgagtgtgtgtgagtgtgtgatggCATGGGTACACAGGAAGTTGTTTCTGCGTACACTGGCCCTGTGCCCAGCTCCACACATGGCTGGGTGGGTCTGGCCAGTCCTGAGGCCCTGGGCACGTATCTGCGCCACCTGAGAGTAGACTGAGTGTGCGCAGGCAGAACCGGCGCTGCCCGCCTGCCACATTCCTGGGCCTGGGCGGCCAGGCCCTCCCCTTGGTGGGGGCAGGGCTAGCGGGCAGGCCTGCTCTAGGACAGGTGTCTCCAGTTCCTGGAACTGCTTCCTTGTCTGTAGCTTTTCCCCGAACCTCCCAGCTGGGAGAGAGGACAAGGCATGGGTCCTTCAGGGGGGATCTCCCAGGCCAGCCGGGAGGGGCTGGGCCTGGTGGATAGAAAGCAGCAGCTTGGTGTCACGAGCATTTGGGTGCAAGGTGCTCACAACCAGGCCCTGAGTGCAAAGTGGGCCtgctcttcccttcctcccagggCCTCTGTTCAGCTGTATTTCCTCCCCAGGAAGGGGGGGTTGGGGAGAGAGCCAGAGTGGCCAGTGGCCTTAGGCGCCTTGAAGGAAAAGGGGGCATGCAGGCGGAAGCACTGTCTCTGAGCTCCTCTGCACTGCCTGAACTCCCAGTGCTGGTCACTTCCATCATCCCCAGAAAATCTTGTTGAGCACCAGAAACCACAGGGCCCTGGGACCTGCACCTAGGGGAGATGTGAGAGCTGGCACCACTCTCCCTCGCAGACAGAGTCCAGCCCCTTGTTTCTCatgaggaggtgggggtggggggactgaAGCCCACAGAAGGGGAGGGACCAGGGGCTGGGCCCCTTCCAGCATCCTGGGGTAAAATGGTCCTCTTTGAGGAGGAGTGTGAGAGAAGAGGACGACTGGGTCCTGGCCTGACCCACCAGGCTGCTGCTTCTCCTGCAGGTGATTGAAGAGTTCTACAACCAGACGTGGGTCCAGCGCTATGGGGAGCCCATCCCGCCCGCCACGCTGACCACGCTCTGGTCCCTGTCCGTGGCCATCTTCTCGGTGGGAGGCATGATTGGTTCCTTCTCCGTGGGCCTTTTTGTTAACCGTTTCGGCCGGTGAGCAGAAGGGGTTCTGGCCCTGCCCAGGGAGTCCCAGCTTGGAGTCAGGGGGTGAGGGGGCCCTTCCTGCCTGTCCTAGGGAATTATCTATGACCCAGCCCCTGGGGTTTCCAGGGGTCTCCAGGGACCTGCCTGACCTGTGACCTCCTCCACTCCTCACCTGCACCCCCCAGGCGGAATTCAATGCTGATGATGAACCTACTGGCCTTCGTGTCCGCTGTGCTCATGGGCTTCTCAAAACTGGGCAAGTCCTTTGAGATGCTGATCCTGGGTCGCTTCATCATCGGTGTGTACTGTGGCCTGACCACTGGCTTTGTGCCCATGTACGTGGGGGAGGTGTCCCCCACAGAGCTTCGAGGGGCCCTGGGCACCCTGCACCAGCTAGGCATCGTCGTCGGCATCCTCATCGCCCAGGTAAGCACCCACCCATGGCTCCGTTCCCCGGGTGTGTGTCCAGATTCGACTCCTCGCCCAGCCTTCCAGCCCTGCAGAGCACATCCTCATGGACACATCCGGGGCACAGGTCCCAAGAACACACCACGTTCATCACCCTCCCCGCTTCCCCGTTCCTGGTGGGAGAGCAAGTCCAATTGCCTTGGCCCTTCTCATCCCTGCCCAGTCAGCCTTGCATCCTTTCTTCTCACCCTGGGGACCCAAGCACAGGGCAGCCTACTGGTTTCTCAACATGCCGTCTCTCTCACACCTCCGGGCCCTGATATCTGTATATACGTATGCGCTCCCCTCTCTCAGGGCTCTCCCTTCTCCATCCCCAAATCATCTTGTGGCAGACTAGCagtccccctgccccctgccagaCACATTTACCATCCTTCTATCTTATCCCACtaggcaccccccacccccaaccaatgCTGTTAAGCAGGTCCTGCTTCCTCCttgtcacagatgaggaaaccaaggtttaGAGATGttaagtcaaagttgctcagttgggtccaactctttgcgaccccatggactatgcagtccatggaattctccaggccaaaatactggagtgggtagcctttcccttcttctggggatcttcccaacccagggatcgaacccaggtctccggcattgcgggtggattctttaccagctgagccacaggggaagcccaagaatactagagtgggtagcctatcccttctccagcggatcttcctgacccaggaatcgaaccggggtcttctgcattgcaggcagattctttaccaactgagctatgagggaagcccctcagagGAGTTAAGCCTCACATTAGTGGCACAACTAGACTCAGAACTAGAGCCCTCTCTCTAAAGCAGGGAAAGGCCCCTGGGCGGAGCGGGGCAGGAGCGAGCCCTGAGTCGATGGCTCACAGCCgctgccccacccctgcctcccccaggTGTTCGGCCTGGACTCCATCATGGGCAACCAGGAACTGTGGCCCCTGCTGCTGAGCGTCATCTTCATCCCGGCCCTGTTGCAGTGCATCCTGCTGCCCTTCTGCCCCGAGAGCCCCCGCTTCCTGCTCATTAACCGCAACGAGGAGAACCGGGCCAAGAGCGGTACGGCgggccctgcccctccccgcccctggcCCCCGCCTCCCCGCGCTGAGCCACCCCTGCCTTCCCTCCGGCCCCctcagtgctgaagaagctgcgTGGGACCGCGGACGTGACCCGCGAcctgcaggagatgaaggaggagAGCCGGCAGATGATGCGGGAGAAGAAGGTCACCATCCTGGAGCTGTTCCGCTCGGCCGCCTACCGCCAGCCCATCCTCATTGCCGTGGTGCTGCAGCTGTCCCAGCAGCTGTCCGGCATCAACGCTGTAAGTGCTCCGTACCCACCCTCTCCTGTGCCCCCCGCCAATCCCTGGGGCCCAAGGCGTGCTGTGGACAGATCCCACACCTGAAACAGCAGACGGACCCCTGCCAGAGGAGCAGCTCTCCTTTAGAACGCAAACTCAGAAGGGCCCTGGGGCAGTGTCCTCTTCATGCTTTACTGACCGTGTGTCCTGCACCCACTGGGACAGAGGCCGGGGAAGAGCCATGGCACCCAGCTGAGCCCCGACTACCTCCGTGTCCCGTAGGTTTTCTATTACTCCACAAGCATCTTCGAGAAGGCGGGGGTGCAGCAGCCCGTGTATGCCACCATCGGCTCCGGCATCGTCAACACAGCCTTCACTGTCGTGTCGGTGAGTCTTCCTCGTCGTTGCCCATAGCCAGCCAGCAGCTGGGGTCCAGCTTGTGGTCAGTCTCAGGGCCTCGGGGCCTTGTGACTGAACAGCAGTCTTTACTGCAAGCCAGAGGCATCACGTGCTCCCTAAGTGCTCTCTCATTTCATCTTCAACAACTTGTCAAGTTCATTACTGGGATCAAACAGTTGACACTGATTGTCAGAGAAGTGCAACGGCTGGCCCAAGGCCACAGCCAGAATGCTCAGCTGTCTGGCTCTCGCAGGCAGCTCTCACCCCTTGGGATCCTATGTAGTCCCCAAACCCTGCCCCAGGGAAGAGGTGATCCATCTGCCACTCCATCTCTGCAGTGTCCTGTGGCTTTCCCAGCACTTGGGGGGACCCGCCTGGAGGAAGGGGTGTGTTCAGAGGGGCATCAGGCACTGACACACTCTCTGCCCACAGCTATTTGTGGTGGAACGAGCCGGCCGGCGGACCCTGCACCTCATAGGCCTGGCCGGCATGGCCGGCTGTGCAGTGCTCATGACCATCGCGCTGGCACTGctggtgagttgccatgctctgagggggggcgggggggggcggagGGGGAAAGGGGGAGCTCACGTGGGCATCCCAAGGTGCTCATCTCAGCCCCAGGCTGGCCAATGGCATCTGGACCCCAGATGGGGCTGCCCTCCCCCTCGTTCTGCCCCACCTACAGCCCCGGGCTTGGGCCGGACCTTCGGCTTCCTTGGGCTGTCTCTTTCCACTCTTACCTGGTCTTGAATCAGCTCCTCCCTGCCTGATGCTTTCTCACCACCACACCTCCAG
This window contains:
- the SLC2A1 gene encoding solute carrier family 2, facilitated glucose transporter member 1 is translated as MEPTSKKLTGRLMLAVGGAVLGSLQFGYNTGVINAPQKVIEEFYNQTWVQRYGEPIPPATLTTLWSLSVAIFSVGGMIGSFSVGLFVNRFGRRNSMLMMNLLAFVSAVLMGFSKLGKSFEMLILGRFIIGVYCGLTTGFVPMYVGEVSPTELRGALGTLHQLGIVVGILIAQVFGLDSIMGNQELWPLLLSVIFIPALLQCILLPFCPESPRFLLINRNEENRAKSVLKKLRGTADVTRDLQEMKEESRQMMREKKVTILELFRSAAYRQPILIAVVLQLSQQLSGINAVFYYSTSIFEKAGVQQPVYATIGSGIVNTAFTVVSLFVVERAGRRTLHLIGLAGMAGCAVLMTIALALLERLPWMSYLSIVAIFGFVAFFEVGPGPIPWFIVAELFSQGPRPAAIAVAGFSNWTSNFIVGMCFQYVEQLCGPYVFIIFTVLLVLFFIFTYFKVPETKGRTFDEIASGFRQGGASQSDKTPEELFHPLGADSQV